Below is a window of Synechococcus sp. UW179A DNA.
AACCCCGATGCCCACATGATTCTGGGAATCCTCTACGAGGAACTCGGTAACCTTGATCAAGCTCTTGACTCAACTCTCCAATCAATCAAGCTCAAACCAGATAACCCCAAAACCCACAAGCACTTGGGCGGCATATACAAAAATCTCGGCAACCTTGATCAAGCTCTTGCCTCAACTCTTAAATCACTCGAAATCAAACCCGATGACACCGATACGCTTATCAATCTAAGTTGCATACACCATGCACTTGGCAACTTCGACCTGGCTTTATCCTTCATCCTAAAGTCTCTCAAAATCAGGTCGGACGAACCTACCGCACTGATAAACCTAGGGACCATTTACTATGAGTTAGGAAACTATGAGAAGGCTCTATCTACCACAATCAAATCGCTAGAATTAAAAAGTGATAACCCCAATGCTTTCATCAATCTAAGCCTAATTCATAAAGGGCTAGGCAATCTTGACCAAGCCCTTACTTATACTCTGAGATCACTAGAAATAGAACCCAGCTCTTCAAGGGCATTTTATTCACTTGGTCGAATTAGAATGGCGCAGGGCGATCTTAAAGAGGCAAAGAAAGCACTGGTTAATGCAATTAAAAGCGACCCATTAGAAGCAGCGGCATACTATGAATTAAGCATTATGATATCAACAACAAAAGAAGCCGAAGAACTCTTGCAAATGACAAAATCGATTGCGATGGACAAATTAACTCCCATGAGCAAAGCATATGCGCAATTCACCTTGTCCAACTGTTTTCACGCCATCAAAGACTACGACTCAGCCTCTAAACATTTACAAATGGCAAACCAGTGCAAACTATCAGTATATCCATCTAACGCCAATCAACTTAGGCAGTTGATAGAGAAGCATCTTCCACAATCAACATACCTAAACAAAGCACAAATTAATGCCCAATGCGGGAAGAGTAGGATATTCATTGTTGGAATGCCTAGAAGCGGCTCCACGCTTCTGGAGGGAATATTAAGCATCAACCCTGAGATCCAAGACTTAGGAGAAGTAAAATCACTAGAGCACGCAATTCACAGCGTTCAAAAACATCCGGAAAACGATTCGAATAATCCAAGTTTGGACGATCTGTACTCGCAGCAACAACCATTCAATAACCATAGAATCAAATATACAGTGGACAAACAACTCTATAACTTTATGTATGTTGGATGGATAAACCATTGCATGCCATCATCCAAAATAATTCACTGCCGGAGAAACCCAATGGACAATATCCTATCAATGTATAGAAGCAATCTCACGGCTGGCAACAATTACACGGCAAGTTTAAAAGATTCAGCAAAACTACTTATAGCTCAAGAGCAGGCTATGCAAATCCAAAAGAACAGATGCACTGAAAATATATTCACTTTTAATTACGACCAATTCGTCAACGCGCCTAAAGAGAATCTATCTAAACTTCTGGAATGGCTAGACTTAGAATTTAACGAAAACTATCTTCACCCTGAAAAAAGAAAAACAAACGTCAATACAGCTAGTGTTATGCAAGCAAGAAAACCTATTAACAATAAATCTGTAGGAGGCTGGAAAAACTATGAAAAACTGCTGAGACCTGCTAAGAGAATTTTAGAAGAAAGTGGGATTCAGATAGAATAAATCGAGGTTCAAGCATTCAAAACAAACACCTTGCTTATAAATTTGATCTGCAGAAAATTATCAATACTAGAGGTAAGTCGTTCCACTGGGTGAACCATAAAACAACACGAATATTGACTGACAATTAAAGATTAACGGTCTTTAGTCTGTCTAACCATTTCGACGTCTTTACCCTAGCCACCTTGGCTGCGCA
It encodes the following:
- a CDS encoding sulfotransferase family protein; protein product: MNQITIEKLLFAGCHEDCLKECQNLLKTDPENCFAWKYAGKSLLALGQLENAKQCLLKANQLDNYDPEIAKDIGNIYLNLRNKDATYEWYNKALKINAKYAPAINNLASLSAQDGNDKEAINLYKNAIKSNPTLTQAYIGAAACCLKLADCEQAELFANQALAIDEASPGANEMLGIIFQKKTNTEQAIKYYQNELKVNPQANNSLLNLGQLFLQKGNVIGAIKSLEKASDIAPSQECSLLLAQAYQNNGQLKEAITEYKKVSFHQSNNKLVPFNLGLCLLNNGQNNAAIEAFQKAIRLDENFTPAWGYIGNALKNEGHYEEALKATQKVLEIEPENSIAHMNMGSIYKDFGKYNEAISFTLRSLKLNPENPDTLMNLGSIYKEAGNFNQALSYTLQSLKLRPDNPVAHINLGSIYKELRDLDQALSCTLKSLELDPDNPNAYMSLGIIYKELGNLDQALASTLKSLKLKPDQPNTLVNLGIIYKEFNKPEQALSSLLKSLELKPDNPDAHMILGILYEELGNLDQALDSTLQSIKLKPDNPKTHKHLGGIYKNLGNLDQALASTLKSLEIKPDDTDTLINLSCIHHALGNFDLALSFILKSLKIRSDEPTALINLGTIYYELGNYEKALSTTIKSLELKSDNPNAFINLSLIHKGLGNLDQALTYTLRSLEIEPSSSRAFYSLGRIRMAQGDLKEAKKALVNAIKSDPLEAAAYYELSIMISTTKEAEELLQMTKSIAMDKLTPMSKAYAQFTLSNCFHAIKDYDSASKHLQMANQCKLSVYPSNANQLRQLIEKHLPQSTYLNKAQINAQCGKSRIFIVGMPRSGSTLLEGILSINPEIQDLGEVKSLEHAIHSVQKHPENDSNNPSLDDLYSQQQPFNNHRIKYTVDKQLYNFMYVGWINHCMPSSKIIHCRRNPMDNILSMYRSNLTAGNNYTASLKDSAKLLIAQEQAMQIQKNRCTENIFTFNYDQFVNAPKENLSKLLEWLDLEFNENYLHPEKRKTNVNTASVMQARKPINNKSVGGWKNYEKLLRPAKRILEESGIQIE